One Dreissena polymorpha isolate Duluth1 chromosome 9, UMN_Dpol_1.0, whole genome shotgun sequence genomic window carries:
- the LOC127845821 gene encoding uncharacterized protein LOC127845821 isoform X2 has translation MVVKYSIFGCVNRKDREHDLEFYRLPAITTTQGEKHEELCRLRRRTWLANIGKKSNLYDQLNPDWAPTVNLGLKRKQPCPDRYARQRKRLLSASAFESRDVNLCSENEELPEPAVTDTGISCQTDIGLELMTAMQDELQQLRVENMELKRRLNGYTTRYEIDYFADNNEKVKHFTGLPDFLTLTILFEHIKDFLPSSFVMGKFKMFILTLVKLRLNMSNVFLAYEFDTTQPTVSRLFTSCISTLYKRLSRLIRWPEKEPLKKTMPMEFRKNFAKKCTVIIDCFEVFCEKPSGLTARAETWSSYKHHHTVKYLIGITPQGTVSYLSNGWGGRVSDKHITENCGFLD, from the exons ATGGTCGTCAAGTATTCTATTTTTGGCTGTGTTAATAGAAAAGATAGAGAGCATGACCTTGAATTTTATCGGCTTCCGGCAATAACAACAACTCAAGGAGAAAAGCATGAAGAACTTTGCAGACTTCGTCGGCGAACATGGCTGGCAAATATTG GAAAGAAATCTAATTTGTATGACCAACTAAATCCTGACTGGGCCCCGACTGTTAACCTTGGTCTAAAGAGAAAGCAGCCTTGTCCTGACAGGTATGCTCGCCAACGAAAAAGACTACTGTCAGCTTCAGCATTTGAAAGCCGGGATGTAAACCTGTGTTCAGAGAATGAAGAACTCCCTGAACCAGCAGTTACTGACACTGGAATTTCATGTCAAACAGACATAGGCTTAGAGCTTATGACTGCGATGCAGGATGAGCTTCAGCAACTTCGAGTTGAAAACATGGAACTGAAACGGCGATTGAATGGTTACACGACTCGATATGAAATTGATTACTTTGCAGATAACAACGAGAAAGTAAAACATTTCACTGGACTGCCGGATTTCTTGACCCTGACTATACTCTTCGAACATATTAAAGACTTTCTTCCTTCAAGCTTTGTTATGGGGAAGTTTAAGATGTTCATATTAACTCTTGTTAAACTTCGACTAAACATGTCCAATGTATTCTTAGCCTACGAGTTCGACACTACCCAGCCGACTGTGTCGAGACTGTTTACAAGTTGTATATCAACTTTGTATAAAAGACTTTCAAGGCTCATCAGATGGCCGGAAAAGGAGCCTTTAAAAAAGACTATGCCAATGGAATTTAGAaagaattttgcaaaaaaatgcacAGTCATCATTgattgttttgaagttttttgcgaAAAACCCAGTGGACTAACTGCACGTGCTGAAACGTGGTCATCGTACAAGCATCATCATACAGTTAAATATTTAATAGGCATCACACCTCAAGGAACTGTCTCATATCTTTCTAACGGATGGGGTGGTCGTGTAAGCGACAAGCACATTACTGAAAACTGTGGGTTTTTAGATTAA
- the LOC127845821 gene encoding uncharacterized protein LOC127845821 isoform X1, giving the protein MVVKYSIFGCVNRKDREHDLEFYRLPAITTTQGEKHEELCRLRRRTWLANIGQSFENKNENNVRVCSSHFITGKKSNLYDQLNPDWAPTVNLGLKRKQPCPDRYARQRKRLLSASAFESRDVNLCSENEELPEPAVTDTGISCQTDIGLELMTAMQDELQQLRVENMELKRRLNGYTTRYEIDYFADNNEKVKHFTGLPDFLTLTILFEHIKDFLPSSFVMGKFKMFILTLVKLRLNMSNVFLAYEFDTTQPTVSRLFTSCISTLYKRLSRLIRWPEKEPLKKTMPMEFRKNFAKKCTVIIDCFEVFCEKPSGLTARAETWSSYKHHHTVKYLIGITPQGTVSYLSNGWGGRVSDKHITENCGFLD; this is encoded by the exons ATGGTCGTCAAGTATTCTATTTTTGGCTGTGTTAATAGAAAAGATAGAGAGCATGACCTTGAATTTTATCGGCTTCCGGCAATAACAACAACTCAAGGAGAAAAGCATGAAGAACTTTGCAGACTTCGTCGGCGAACATGGCTGGCAAATATTGGTCAGAGCTTCGAGAACAAGAACGAAAACAACGTTCGTGTGTGCTCTTCGCATTTCATAACAG GAAAGAAATCTAATTTGTATGACCAACTAAATCCTGACTGGGCCCCGACTGTTAACCTTGGTCTAAAGAGAAAGCAGCCTTGTCCTGACAGGTATGCTCGCCAACGAAAAAGACTACTGTCAGCTTCAGCATTTGAAAGCCGGGATGTAAACCTGTGTTCAGAGAATGAAGAACTCCCTGAACCAGCAGTTACTGACACTGGAATTTCATGTCAAACAGACATAGGCTTAGAGCTTATGACTGCGATGCAGGATGAGCTTCAGCAACTTCGAGTTGAAAACATGGAACTGAAACGGCGATTGAATGGTTACACGACTCGATATGAAATTGATTACTTTGCAGATAACAACGAGAAAGTAAAACATTTCACTGGACTGCCGGATTTCTTGACCCTGACTATACTCTTCGAACATATTAAAGACTTTCTTCCTTCAAGCTTTGTTATGGGGAAGTTTAAGATGTTCATATTAACTCTTGTTAAACTTCGACTAAACATGTCCAATGTATTCTTAGCCTACGAGTTCGACACTACCCAGCCGACTGTGTCGAGACTGTTTACAAGTTGTATATCAACTTTGTATAAAAGACTTTCAAGGCTCATCAGATGGCCGGAAAAGGAGCCTTTAAAAAAGACTATGCCAATGGAATTTAGAaagaattttgcaaaaaaatgcacAGTCATCATTgattgttttgaagttttttgcgaAAAACCCAGTGGACTAACTGCACGTGCTGAAACGTGGTCATCGTACAAGCATCATCATACAGTTAAATATTTAATAGGCATCACACCTCAAGGAACTGTCTCATATCTTTCTAACGGATGGGGTGGTCGTGTAAGCGACAAGCACATTACTGAAAACTGTGGGTTTTTAGATTAA